The Vibrio syngnathi DNA window TAGTGACAACCTGAACCAAATAGTCTGCCTGCGTGGTAATGAACTGAGAAAAAACGGTCAACGAAGCAATCCACCCTTTCGGGTTTAACACTTGAATTAATACACCCGAAACAAACCCAGAACGGTTTGCTGAATGGTCCTGCTCAATTTCCATATTGGCAATCGACCAAGCCATGAACAGTAAATAAGCCGCACCAAGGTACTTCATTATCGTGTAAATTTCCGGATACAGAGTAAACAGGCTGACTAATCCAGCACTAGATCCTGCCAATATGATAATAATGCCAAAAGCATTTCCAGAGACAAAAGGCAACGTCGCCGCGAATCCATACCGGCTCGATATCCCAAGCAATGCAATGTTTCCAGCTCCTGGTGTAATTCCAATTGATATTGAAAACAGCAAGAACGCTAGCATC harbors:
- a CDS encoding LysE family translocator → MSAQLMLAFLLFSISIGITPGAGNIALLGISSRYGFAATLPFVSGNAFGIIIILAGSSAGLVSLFTLYPEIYTIMKYLGAAYLLFMAWSIANMEIEQDHSANRSGFVSGVLIQVLNPKGWIASLTVFSQFITTQADYLVQVVTITTIMVVTGVLCMLVWAYCGTMLTKLLQSPRQMMFVNRCLGGSLALVVAFMLYQPA